One stretch of Oncorhynchus tshawytscha isolate Ot180627B linkage group LG21, Otsh_v2.0, whole genome shotgun sequence DNA includes these proteins:
- the LOC112220706 gene encoding CRACD-like protein isoform X1, protein MKRRTSSLLASIGGSPSSDCSIMASGPSDVMTNQDPADPTECTGKKKSKFQTFKNFFAKKKRKEAATPAGDNGLKSSQSSDNVNAPEPAFLIRSEKDEGSGSKIYMGNKALSHDSVFVSDLPLSEVNEDLGAFQDNIHGKVKSLQLQLKQAIRLGSPPSLCVKGDDAGTLSEDDGLPCSPPEYSTLHAVLAGVSHRRNSSLSLEGTDSDEDQMSCEESSRSVSPLIPLPVDFSQPASPMGCLDNTAARHRLAVRHKACSKMRKPTTRVDGRAEGESFHEERRSVVIPESVEEDQEEDVKCEQAVAAEKEQTDWAVVSQQAERSAPDKEEDEHGDQPEVSQDVSSSSPSIQNESDSEECLSGQAKALTQTAPLPGSLDSLEPPTRDYDDFLLAPNGSEVAEEGGSLLQEVLRSLKCPLASVLGLEAVPLEEVNVKGLDPESWMDELADEPETLSLPSDPTQQEKACLPSDGPDCPAESQEEEDEPYASEEYVVEHVKPKEEEEDQDEINPEYLTNEDQDIPSVYMEKEEKEDGEETAGLEEKAVIEEAEVVQDEAEEKKKDVWREEEKTEPISEVPVQTALLEPEDVTPTSVEDDAQQVPDNDTDTERACESPECPTELPDQTVREPVCVSQLPNSSTPPPDSPDQPESPTHATQDQKEPSVTTDQYSITSPSAASGPEQRLQEPCSGPTATEDHGKPSCGSEQSSARFTISPTWQRLYTNEPTSPSTSPSPATSPSVIVSGAVEAGVTAKTDPPSRVEPLSPVVAEVPACPSRTQSTTAPTHSSKDTPPAVPAAQEEGTPENPFGVRLRKTSVGMLRLGSESETPPSSPAHSLPIEPQRSSLTESQPQSKSALLRKPSELDGIVKPKRTPDLSLGRVPSVGSSGGSESPSWISVARQKQRIFKENSLEETTEKVPAEKGETNRKGSIPTLTSPVNKDQAKPPGLPVKVLCSLEISKPAVAEKEGKRAPAHPAPTALAQDEPPWMALAKKKAKAWSEMPQIVQ, encoded by the exons GCAAGAAGAAGTCCAAGTTCCAGACCTTCAAGAACTTTTTTGctaagaagaagagaaaagaggcTGCAACTCCTGCCGGGGACAATGGGTTGAAGTCGAGCCAGTCCAGTGACAATGTCAATGCCCCTGAACCAGCATTCCTCATCCGATCTGAGAAAGACGAGGGCTCTGG gTCAAAAATCTACATGGGAAATAAGGCTCTGTCACATGACAGTGTCTTTGTCTCCGATTTGCCCCTGTCAGAGGTAAACGAGGATCTGGGAGCCTTTCAGGACAACATCCATGGAAAAGTCAAGTCTCTACAG CTCCAGCTGAAACAGGCCATCCGGCTAGGCTCTCCtccgtctctgtgtgtgaagGGGGATGACGCAGGGACTCTGTCTGAGGATGACGGCCTTCCCTGCAGCCCACCAGAGTACTCCACCCTGCACGCCGTCCTGGCTGGGGTGTCCCACAGG AGGAACAGCTCCCTGAGTCTGGAGGGAACAGACAGCGATGAAGACCAG ATGTCCTGTGAGGAGAGCTCAAGATCGGTCAGTCCGCTGATCCCCCTGCCTGTAGACTTCAGCCAGCCTGCCAGTCCCATGGGCTGCCTGGACAACACCGCCGCTCGCCACCGCCTGGCCGTCCGACACAAGGCCTGCTCCAAGATGAGGAAACCCACCACT AGGGTTGATGGCAGGGCTGAGGGAGAGTCATTCCATGAGGAAAGACGCAGTGTTGTCATTCCAGAATCTGTGGAGGAGGACCAGGAGGAAG ATGTGAAATGTGAGCAGGCTGTTGCTGCCGAGAAGGAGCAGACCGATTGGGCCGTGGTATCCCAGCAGGCCGAGCGATCAGCCCCAGATAAGGAGGAGGATGAGCATGGGGACCAACCAGAAGTGTCTCAGGAtgtctcttcctcatcccctTCCATACAGAATGAGTCTGATTCTGAGGAATGTCTCTCAGGCCAGGCTAAGGCTCTGACCCAGACTGCACCCCTGCCTGGCTCCCTGGACTCTCTGGAGCCCCCTACTAGAGACTACGATGACTTCCTCCTGGCCCCTAATGGGTCTGAGGTGGCCGAGGAGGGTGGCTCTCTACTCCAGGAGGTGCTGCGCTCCCTCAAGTGTCCCCTGGCGTCTGTCCTGGGGCTGGAGGCTGTGCCCCTCGAGGAGGTGAATGTGAAGGGTTTAGACCCTGAGAGCTGGATGGATGAGCTGGCTGATGAGCCTGAGACTCTGTCCCTTCCTTCAGATCCAACCCAACAGGAAAAAGCCTGTCTCCCCAGTGATGGACCTGACTGCCCAGCAGAGTcccaagaggaggaggatgagccTTACGCATCTGAGGAGTATGTGGTAGAACATGTCAAAccaaaggaggaagaggaggatcaaGATGAAATCAACCCTGAATACTTAACAAACGAAGATCAGGACATTCCTTCAGTTTATATGGAAAAAGAGGAAAAAGAAGatggggaggagacagcagggttAGAGGAAAAGGCGGTAATAGAGGAAGCAGAGGTTGTCCAAGACGAGGCAGAGGAAAAAAAGAAAGAcgtgtggagggaggaggaaaaaaCAGAGCCAATCTCAGAGGTGCCAGTGCAAACAGCCTTATTGGAGCCAGAGGATGTAACGCCAACCTCCGTGGAGGATGATGCACAGCAGGTTCCAGACAATGACACAGACACTGAGAGAGCTTGTGAGAGCCCTGAGTGCCCCACTGAGCTGCCTGACCAAACAGTTAGGGAAccagtctgtgtctcccagctgcCAAATAGCAGTACACCTCCTCCAGATTCCCCAGACCAGCCTGAGTCCCCTACACATGCCACACAGGACCAGAAAGAGCCCAGTGTAACGACTGACCAGTACAGTATAACCAGTCCCAGTGCAGCTTCTGGCCCAGAGCAGAGGCTCCAGGAGCCCTGTAGTGGACCAACTGCAACAGAGGATCATGGGAAGCCATCTTGTGGCTCTGAACAGAGCAGCGCAAGGTTCACAATTTCCCCCACCTGGCAAAGGTTGTACACCAACGAGCCAACCTCCCCttctacatctccctcccctgcTACCTCCCCCTCTGTCATTGTGTCTGGGGCTGTGGAAGCAGGGGTTACAGCAAAAACAGATCCCCCAAGTAGAGTGGAGCCACTTAGCCCTGTGGTGGCTGAAGTCCCTGCTTGTCCCAGCAGAACACAGAGCACCACAGCACCCACACATTCCTCAAAAGACACTCCACCTGCCGTTCCTGCAGCCCAGGAGGAAGGGACCCCTGAGAATCCGTTTGGTGTTAGGCTGAGGAAGACCTCTGTGGGTATGTTGCGCTTAGGATCAGAGAGTGAAACTCCCCCCTCATCCCCAGCACACTCACTTCCCATAGAACCACAGAGGTCCTCGCTCACTGAATCACAGCCACAAAGCAAATCTGCCCTGCTCAGAAAGCCCTCCGAGCTGGACGGTATCGTCAAGCCCAAGAGAACACCAG ATCTGTCTCTGGGTCGAGTGCCTAGTGTTGGATCTAGCGGGGGATCTGAATCACCAAGCTGGATCTCAGTGGCCAGACAAAAGCAAAGAATCTTCAAAGAGAACTCATTGGAGGAAACTACTGAGAAGGTCCCTGCAGAGAAG GGGGAGACGAACAGAAAAGGTTCCATTCCTACATTGACGAGTCCTGTCAACAAAGACCAAGCCAAGCCTCCGGGACTTCCTGTAAAAG TGTTGTGTTCTCTTGAGATTTCTAAGCCTGCCGTGGctgagaaggaggggaagagagccCCAGCTCACCCCGCACCTACAGCCCTAGCCCAGGATGAGCCCCCATGGATGGCCCTGGCCAAAAAGAAGGCCAAAGCCTGGAGCGAGATGCCCCAGATAGTTCAGTAA
- the LOC112220706 gene encoding CRACD-like protein isoform X5: MKRRTSSLLASIGGSPSSDCSIMASGPSDVMTNQDPADPTECTGKKKSKFQTFKNFFAKKKRKEAATPAGDNGLKSSQSSDNVNAPEPAFLIRSEKDEGSGSKIYMGNKALSHDSVFVSDLPLSEVNEDLGAFQDNIHGKVKSLQLQLKQAIRLGSPPSLCVKGDDAGTLSEDDGLPCSPPEYSTLHAVLAGVSHRRNSSLSLEGTDSDEDQMSCEESSRSVSPLIPLPVDFSQPASPMGCLDNTAARHRLAVRHKACSKMRKPTTRVDGRAEGESFHEERRSVVIPESVEEDQEEDVKCEQAVAAEKEQTDWAVVSQQAERSAPDKEEDEHGDQPEVSQDVSSSSPSIQNESDSEECLSGQAKALTQTAPLPGSLDSLEPPTRDYDDFLLAPNGSEVAEEGGSLLQEVLRSLKCPLASVLGLEAVPLEEVNVKGLDPESWMDELADEPETLSLPSDPTQQEKACLPSDGPDCPAESQEEEDEPYASEEYVVEHVKPKEEEEDQDEINPEYLTNEDQDIPSVYMEKEEKEDGEETAGLEEKAVIEEAEVVQDEAEEKKKDVWREEEKTEPISEVPVQTALLEPEDVTPTSVEDDAQQVPDNDTDTERACESPECPTELPDQTVREPVCVSQLPNSSTPPPDSPDQPESPTHATQDQKEPSVTTDQYSITSPSAASGPEQRLQEPCSGPTATEDHGKPSCGSEQSSARFTISPTWQRLYTNEPTSPSTSPSPATSPSVIVSGAVEAGVTAKTDPPSRVEPLSPVVAEVPACPSRTQSTTAPTHSSKDTPPAVPAAQEEGTPENPFGVRLRKTSVDLSLGRVPSVGSSGGSESPSWISVARQKQRIFKENSLEETTEKVPAEKGETNRKGSIPTLTSPVNKDQAKPPGLPVKVLCSLEISKPAVAEKEGKRAPAHPAPTALAQDEPPWMALAKKKAKAWSEMPQIVQ; encoded by the exons GCAAGAAGAAGTCCAAGTTCCAGACCTTCAAGAACTTTTTTGctaagaagaagagaaaagaggcTGCAACTCCTGCCGGGGACAATGGGTTGAAGTCGAGCCAGTCCAGTGACAATGTCAATGCCCCTGAACCAGCATTCCTCATCCGATCTGAGAAAGACGAGGGCTCTGG gTCAAAAATCTACATGGGAAATAAGGCTCTGTCACATGACAGTGTCTTTGTCTCCGATTTGCCCCTGTCAGAGGTAAACGAGGATCTGGGAGCCTTTCAGGACAACATCCATGGAAAAGTCAAGTCTCTACAG CTCCAGCTGAAACAGGCCATCCGGCTAGGCTCTCCtccgtctctgtgtgtgaagGGGGATGACGCAGGGACTCTGTCTGAGGATGACGGCCTTCCCTGCAGCCCACCAGAGTACTCCACCCTGCACGCCGTCCTGGCTGGGGTGTCCCACAGG AGGAACAGCTCCCTGAGTCTGGAGGGAACAGACAGCGATGAAGACCAG ATGTCCTGTGAGGAGAGCTCAAGATCGGTCAGTCCGCTGATCCCCCTGCCTGTAGACTTCAGCCAGCCTGCCAGTCCCATGGGCTGCCTGGACAACACCGCCGCTCGCCACCGCCTGGCCGTCCGACACAAGGCCTGCTCCAAGATGAGGAAACCCACCACT AGGGTTGATGGCAGGGCTGAGGGAGAGTCATTCCATGAGGAAAGACGCAGTGTTGTCATTCCAGAATCTGTGGAGGAGGACCAGGAGGAAG ATGTGAAATGTGAGCAGGCTGTTGCTGCCGAGAAGGAGCAGACCGATTGGGCCGTGGTATCCCAGCAGGCCGAGCGATCAGCCCCAGATAAGGAGGAGGATGAGCATGGGGACCAACCAGAAGTGTCTCAGGAtgtctcttcctcatcccctTCCATACAGAATGAGTCTGATTCTGAGGAATGTCTCTCAGGCCAGGCTAAGGCTCTGACCCAGACTGCACCCCTGCCTGGCTCCCTGGACTCTCTGGAGCCCCCTACTAGAGACTACGATGACTTCCTCCTGGCCCCTAATGGGTCTGAGGTGGCCGAGGAGGGTGGCTCTCTACTCCAGGAGGTGCTGCGCTCCCTCAAGTGTCCCCTGGCGTCTGTCCTGGGGCTGGAGGCTGTGCCCCTCGAGGAGGTGAATGTGAAGGGTTTAGACCCTGAGAGCTGGATGGATGAGCTGGCTGATGAGCCTGAGACTCTGTCCCTTCCTTCAGATCCAACCCAACAGGAAAAAGCCTGTCTCCCCAGTGATGGACCTGACTGCCCAGCAGAGTcccaagaggaggaggatgagccTTACGCATCTGAGGAGTATGTGGTAGAACATGTCAAAccaaaggaggaagaggaggatcaaGATGAAATCAACCCTGAATACTTAACAAACGAAGATCAGGACATTCCTTCAGTTTATATGGAAAAAGAGGAAAAAGAAGatggggaggagacagcagggttAGAGGAAAAGGCGGTAATAGAGGAAGCAGAGGTTGTCCAAGACGAGGCAGAGGAAAAAAAGAAAGAcgtgtggagggaggaggaaaaaaCAGAGCCAATCTCAGAGGTGCCAGTGCAAACAGCCTTATTGGAGCCAGAGGATGTAACGCCAACCTCCGTGGAGGATGATGCACAGCAGGTTCCAGACAATGACACAGACACTGAGAGAGCTTGTGAGAGCCCTGAGTGCCCCACTGAGCTGCCTGACCAAACAGTTAGGGAAccagtctgtgtctcccagctgcCAAATAGCAGTACACCTCCTCCAGATTCCCCAGACCAGCCTGAGTCCCCTACACATGCCACACAGGACCAGAAAGAGCCCAGTGTAACGACTGACCAGTACAGTATAACCAGTCCCAGTGCAGCTTCTGGCCCAGAGCAGAGGCTCCAGGAGCCCTGTAGTGGACCAACTGCAACAGAGGATCATGGGAAGCCATCTTGTGGCTCTGAACAGAGCAGCGCAAGGTTCACAATTTCCCCCACCTGGCAAAGGTTGTACACCAACGAGCCAACCTCCCCttctacatctccctcccctgcTACCTCCCCCTCTGTCATTGTGTCTGGGGCTGTGGAAGCAGGGGTTACAGCAAAAACAGATCCCCCAAGTAGAGTGGAGCCACTTAGCCCTGTGGTGGCTGAAGTCCCTGCTTGTCCCAGCAGAACACAGAGCACCACAGCACCCACACATTCCTCAAAAGACACTCCACCTGCCGTTCCTGCAGCCCAGGAGGAAGGGACCCCTGAGAATCCGTTTGGTGTTAGGCTGAGGAAGACCTCTGTGG ATCTGTCTCTGGGTCGAGTGCCTAGTGTTGGATCTAGCGGGGGATCTGAATCACCAAGCTGGATCTCAGTGGCCAGACAAAAGCAAAGAATCTTCAAAGAGAACTCATTGGAGGAAACTACTGAGAAGGTCCCTGCAGAGAAG GGGGAGACGAACAGAAAAGGTTCCATTCCTACATTGACGAGTCCTGTCAACAAAGACCAAGCCAAGCCTCCGGGACTTCCTGTAAAAG TGTTGTGTTCTCTTGAGATTTCTAAGCCTGCCGTGGctgagaaggaggggaagagagccCCAGCTCACCCCGCACCTACAGCCCTAGCCCAGGATGAGCCCCCATGGATGGCCCTGGCCAAAAAGAAGGCCAAAGCCTGGAGCGAGATGCCCCAGATAGTTCAGTAA